A DNA window from Shewanella baltica contains the following coding sequences:
- a CDS encoding 3-oxoacyl-ACP reductase family protein, whose product MKSSNNLQGKVAFVQGGSRGIGAAIVKRLASDGAAVAFTYVSSEAQSQLLVDEVISQGGQAVAIKADSTDPEAIRRAIRETKALFGGLDIVVNNAGTLIWDSIENLTLEDWERTVNTNVRSVFVASQEAALHMNDGGRIINIGSTNAERIPFVGGAIYGMSKSALVGLAKGLARDLGPRAITVNNIQPGPVDTDMNPDNGDSSEPVKAMGALGRYGKAEEIASFVAFIAGPEAGYITGASLMIDGGFSA is encoded by the coding sequence ATGAAATCGTCGAATAATCTGCAAGGTAAAGTGGCTTTTGTACAAGGTGGTAGCCGTGGTATCGGTGCTGCCATCGTTAAGCGTTTAGCGAGTGACGGCGCCGCGGTTGCCTTTACCTATGTGTCTTCTGAGGCGCAGTCACAATTGCTGGTGGATGAAGTTATATCGCAGGGTGGTCAAGCCGTTGCCATTAAGGCTGACAGTACTGATCCAGAAGCGATCCGTCGTGCCATCCGCGAGACCAAAGCGCTTTTCGGAGGTTTGGACATAGTCGTCAATAATGCGGGCACGTTGATTTGGGATAGCATCGAGAACCTGACGTTAGAAGACTGGGAACGAACTGTTAACACTAATGTGCGCAGTGTGTTTGTGGCCAGTCAAGAAGCTGCGCTGCACATGAATGATGGCGGCCGCATCATCAATATCGGTAGCACCAACGCTGAGCGTATTCCGTTTGTAGGTGGTGCGATTTACGGCATGAGTAAATCTGCCTTAGTCGGTTTGGCCAAAGGATTAGCGCGGGATTTAGGCCCACGTGCCATTACGGTGAACAATATTCAGCCAGGACCTGTGGATACCGATATGAACCCTGATAACGGTGATTCATCTGAGCCCGTTAAGGCGATGGGTGCTCTGGGTCGTTATGGTAAAGCCGAAGAGATTGCCAGTTTTGTCGCCTTTATCGCGGGTCCAGAAGCGGGCTACATCACTGGTGCGAGTTTGATGATTGATGGTGGGTTTTCAGCATAA